The following coding sequences are from one Cervus canadensis isolate Bull #8, Minnesota chromosome 4, ASM1932006v1, whole genome shotgun sequence window:
- the LMNB2 gene encoding lamin-B2, with the protein MSPPSRGRRSEQRGPRTAAAAAAMATPQAGRAGGPSTPLSPTRLSRLQEKEELRELNDRLAHYIDRVRALELENDRLQLKISEREEVTTREVSGIKTLYEAELADARRVLDETARDRACLQIEMGKLRADLEEATKSAKKKEGELTVAQGRVRDLESVFHRSEAELAAALSDKRTLENDVAELRAQLAKAEDGHAVAKKQLEKETLMRVDLENRCQSLQEELAFRKDVFEEEVRETRRRHERRLVEVDSSRQQEYDFKMAQALEELRAQHDEQVRLYRLELEQTYQAKLDNAKLSSDQNDKAASAAREELKEARMRVESLSYQLSGLQKQASAGEDRIRELEETVAGERDKFRKMLDAKEREMMEMRDMMQQQLAEYQELLDVKLALDMEISAYRKLLEGEEERLKLSPSPSSRITISRATMSSSGSSVSTPGRPGRSKRKRLEVEEPPGTGSSGLGSSSGTSSSGSFHLAQQASASGSVSIEEIDLEGRFVQLKNSSDKDQSLGNWRIKRQVLEGEEISYKFTPKYVLRAGQTVTVWAAGAGVAHSPPSTLVWKSQNSWGTGESFRTTLVNADGEEVAMRTVKQSSVVRETENGEEGEDEAAEFGEEDLFHQQGDPRTTSRGCRVM; encoded by the exons ATGAGCCCGCCGAGCCGCGGCCGCCGTTCCGAGCAGCGCGGACCCCGAAcggctgctgccgccgccgccatgGCCACGCCGCAGGCCGGCCGCGCGGGCGGGCCCTCCACGCCGCTGTCGCCCACGCGCCTGTCGCGGCTGCAGGAGAAGGAGGAGCTGCGCGAGCTCAATGACCGCCTGGCGCACTACATCGACCGCGTCCGCGCGCTGGAGCTGGAGAACGACCGGCTGCAGCTCAAGATCTCCGAACGGGAGGAGGTGACCACGCGCGAG GTGAGCGGCATCAAGACATTGTACGAGGCGGAGCTGGCCGACGCCCGCCGGGTGCTGGATGAGACGGCCCGGGACCGTGCCTGCCTGCAGATTGAAATGGGCAAGCTGAGGGCCGACCTGGAGGAGGCCACCAAGAG CGCCAAGAAGAAGGAGGGCGAGCTCACAGTGGCCCAGGGCCGCGTCAGGGACCTGGAGTCCGTGTTCCACCGAAGCGAGGCTGAGCTAGCGGCCGCACTCAGCGACAAGCGCACCCTGGAGAACGATGTGGCAGAGCTGCGGGCCCAGCTGGCTAAG GCAGAGGATGGGCACGCGGTGGCTAAGAAGCAGCTGGAGAAGGAGACACTGATGCGCGTGGACCTGGAGAACCGCTGCCAGAGCCTGCAGGAGGAGCTGGCCTTCCGCAAGGATGTCTTTGAGGAG GAAGTGCGTGAGACGCGGCGGCGGCACGAGCGCCGCCTGGTGGAGGTGGACAGCAGCCGGCAGCAGGAGTATGACTTCAAGATGGCCCAGGCGCTGGAGGAGCTGCGCGCCCAGCACGACGAGCAAGTGCGGCTGTACCGTCTGGAGCTGGAGCAGACCTACCAAGCCAAG CTGGACAACGCCAAGCTGAGCTCCGACCAGAACGACAAGGCTGCCAGCGCCGCCCGGGAAGAGCTGAAGGAGGCCCGCATGCGGGTAGAATCCCTCAGCTACCAGCTCTCCGGCCTCCAGAAGCAG GCGAGCGCGGGCGAGGACCGGATCCGTGAACTAGAGGAGACTGTGGCTGGGGAGCGGGACAAGTTCCGGAAGATGCTGGACGCCAAAGAGCGAGAGATGATGGAGATGCGGGACATGATGCAGCAGCAGCTGGCCGAGTACCAGGAGCTGCTGGACGTCAAGCTGGCCTTGGACATGGAGATTAGCGCCTACCGAAAGCTGCTGGAGGGCGAGGAGGAGAG gctgaAGCTGTCCCCCAGCCCATCGTCGCGGATCACCATCTCACGGGCCACAAtgagcagcagcggcagcagcgtGTCCACACCCGGGCGCCCGGGCCGCAGCAAGCGGAAGCGGCTGGAGGTGGAGGAGCCTCCGGGCACAGGCTCCAGTGGCCTTGGCTCCAGCAGCGGTaccagcagcagcggcagcttCCACCTGGCGCAGCAGGCCTCGGCCTCAGGCAGCGTCAGCATCGAGGAGATCGATCTGGAGGGCAGGTTCGTGCAACTGAAGAACAGCTCTGACAAG GATCAGTCTCTGGGCAACTGGAGGATCAAGAGGCAGGTCCTAGAAGGGGAGGAGATTTCCTACAAGTTCACCCCCAAGTATGTGCTGCGGGCTGGCCAGACTGTCACG GTGTGGGCAGCTGGAGCTGGGGTGGCTCACAGCCCCCCATCCACACTCGTGTGGAAAAGCCAGAACAGCTGGGGCACCGGTGAGAGCTTCCGGACCACCCTGGTCAATGCTGATGGGGAG GAAGTGGCCATGAGAACCGTGAAGCAGTCTTCGGTGGTGCGGGAGACCGAGAATGGGGAGGAGGGCGAGGACGAGGCAGCTGAGTTTGGAGAGGAGGATCTTTTCCACCAGCAG GGGGACCCGAGGACCACCTCTCGAGGCTGCCGCGTCATGTGA
- the GADD45B gene encoding growth arrest and DNA damage-inducible protein GADD45 beta, producing the protein MTLEELVACDNAAQKMQTVSAAVEELLVAAQRQDRLTVGVYESAKLMNVDPDSVVLCLLAIDEEEEDDIALQIHFTLIQSFCCDNDIDIVRVSGMQRLAQLLGEPAETQGTTEARDLHCLLVTNPHTDTWKSHGLVEVASYCEESRGNNQWVPYISLQER; encoded by the exons ATGACACTGGAAGAGCTCGTGGCGTGCGACAACGCGGCGCAGAA GATGCAGACGGTGAGCGCCGCGGTGGAGGAGTTGCTGGTGGCCGCGCAGCGCCAGGACCGCCTCACCGTGGGGGTGTACGAGTCGGCCAAGCTGATGAATGT GGATCCCGACAGCGTGGTCCTGTGCCTCCTGGCCAtcgacgaggaggaggaggacgacaTCGCCCTGCAGATCCACTTCACGCTCATTCAGTCCTTCTGCTGCGACAATGACATCGACATCGTGCGGGTGTCTGGAATGCAGCGCCTGGCACAGCTGCTGGGCGAGCCGGCCGAGACCCAGGGCACCACCGAGGCCCGGGACCTGCACTGTCTCCTGGTCACG AACCCTCACACAGACACCTGGAAAAGCCACGGCCTGGTGGAGGTGGCCAGTTACTGCGAAGAAAGTAGAGGGAACAACCAGTGGGTCCCCTACATCTCCCTCCAGGAGCGCTGA